One Tunturibacter gelidoferens genomic region harbors:
- a CDS encoding cupin domain-containing protein — MLKQNDERPSVDALSRRSFLEAGSAALAAAALGGASLSAQQPPAASPNASGSNPGQENLPLLKENPSSNTPPRTDHGDVGPIWYSFDLNHKRLENGGWTHQVTQRELPPSKDLAGVNMRLTAGSFRELHWHTADEWAYMIYGSARVTVLNLDGTIQIEDVSKGDLWFFPAGFPHSIQGLASDGCEFLLVFDEGFFSEENTFSISEWVAHTPPEVLEKNFRLSRSELSKLPTRELFIFPAALPQSLERDRQSAGGPSAESSIQYIFRAGSMPPTKSSPQGEVRIVDSRNFPASKSVAAGIVTLKPGGLRELHWHPTAAEWQFYIAGSGRMSVIAPGGRARTMDFNANDVGFVPTAAGHYIENTGSSDLIFLEMFKLDQFLEFSLNNWIRRLPPEMVSAHLNLDASSITRIPAEKLAIL, encoded by the coding sequence ATGCTGAAACAGAACGACGAAAGGCCTTCCGTCGACGCTCTATCACGCCGCTCCTTCCTGGAGGCCGGTTCCGCGGCCTTGGCTGCAGCAGCTTTGGGAGGCGCCAGCCTCTCCGCCCAACAGCCACCCGCCGCCTCACCTAACGCATCCGGCTCTAATCCCGGTCAAGAGAATCTTCCGCTCCTCAAAGAAAACCCCAGCTCCAACACTCCTCCCCGCACCGACCACGGAGACGTTGGCCCGATCTGGTATTCCTTCGACCTTAACCACAAGCGCCTGGAGAACGGTGGCTGGACACACCAGGTCACTCAGCGCGAACTTCCTCCATCCAAGGATCTCGCCGGAGTCAACATGCGCCTCACCGCCGGAAGCTTTCGCGAGCTCCACTGGCACACCGCAGACGAGTGGGCCTACATGATCTACGGCTCCGCTCGCGTAACTGTCCTCAACCTAGATGGGACCATCCAGATCGAAGATGTTTCCAAGGGCGACCTCTGGTTCTTCCCCGCCGGCTTCCCGCACTCCATCCAGGGCCTCGCCTCAGACGGGTGCGAGTTCCTTCTGGTCTTCGACGAAGGATTCTTCTCCGAGGAGAACACGTTTTCCATCTCCGAGTGGGTCGCTCACACCCCTCCAGAGGTCCTCGAGAAGAACTTCCGCCTTAGCCGCAGCGAGCTCTCGAAGCTGCCCACACGCGAACTCTTCATCTTCCCCGCCGCTCTCCCGCAATCCCTCGAGCGAGACCGCCAATCCGCAGGCGGTCCCTCTGCCGAATCGTCCATCCAATACATCTTCCGCGCCGGCTCCATGCCGCCCACCAAGTCTTCACCCCAAGGCGAAGTTCGCATCGTCGACTCGCGTAACTTTCCCGCCTCGAAGTCCGTCGCGGCCGGTATCGTAACCCTCAAACCCGGGGGCCTGCGCGAGCTCCATTGGCACCCCACCGCTGCCGAGTGGCAGTTCTACATCGCGGGTTCCGGCCGAATGAGTGTCATAGCCCCAGGCGGCCGCGCTCGCACCATGGACTTCAACGCCAACGACGTTGGCTTCGTCCCCACTGCTGCTGGTCATTACATCGAAAACACCGGATCCTCCGACCTCATCTTTCTTGAGATGTTCAAGCTCGATCAATTCCTCGAGTTCTCTCTCAATAACTGGATACGTCGCCTCCCTCCAGAGATGGTCTCAGCTCACCTCAACCTTGACGCCTCTTCGATAACCCGCATCCCCGCCGAGAAGCTGGCCATCCTTTAA
- a CDS encoding MmgE/PrpD family protein: MDAPHRSFVPMAVPNSGPELTRRNLLAKGTWVLAGTALHLPSYLFSEPQQTPSVSTPIGPVMQSLSTYMASAATRPLPPAIIEQAKDHILDTFAAMISGSQLPPGRAAIAFAESYSGKPVASVATSNILCGPLEAALANGVLAHSDETDDSHSPSQSHPGCAVIPAALAAGEQFSISGHHFLRAVTLGYDIGPRFGVTLGGVDYQTETHRDPHATSEGFGAAAAAGCAAALDARQMRFLLDYAAQQSSGFTAWQRDTLHFEKAFVFAGMPARNGVASALLVQAGWSGVDDVFSGPESFFAAYAPHANAKGLVDGLGECYEITRTNIKKWCVGSPIQAPLDAVQLLLNQHSFTPDQLRHVTVRVATREASIVDNRPLPDICLQHLVAVMLVERTLTFRSAHDTALMKDPAILRQRAKVTLLGDEELEKRLPAREATVEILLNDGTVLTQHVDAVRGTAENPMSREEVIAKSRDLIEPVLGAASSKLFISAVLQLEQLTDIHHLSRLLRTS; the protein is encoded by the coding sequence ATGGACGCACCGCACAGATCGTTCGTACCAATGGCGGTCCCGAACTCCGGCCCCGAGCTCACCCGTCGGAATCTACTCGCAAAGGGCACCTGGGTACTGGCCGGCACTGCTCTGCATCTTCCTTCCTACCTATTCTCAGAGCCGCAGCAAACACCCTCCGTCTCCACTCCCATCGGCCCCGTCATGCAGAGCCTCAGCACCTACATGGCCTCAGCCGCCACCCGTCCCCTGCCTCCCGCCATCATCGAGCAGGCGAAAGATCACATCCTCGATACCTTCGCCGCCATGATCTCCGGCTCCCAGCTTCCCCCCGGCCGCGCCGCCATCGCCTTCGCAGAATCCTATAGCGGCAAACCAGTCGCCTCCGTCGCCACGTCCAATATCCTTTGCGGTCCGCTGGAAGCAGCGCTAGCGAACGGAGTCCTAGCCCACTCCGACGAGACCGATGACTCCCACTCCCCTTCACAGTCCCACCCCGGCTGTGCTGTAATTCCCGCCGCCCTCGCCGCGGGCGAACAGTTCAGCATCTCCGGCCACCATTTTCTTCGCGCCGTCACCCTTGGGTACGACATCGGCCCGCGCTTCGGCGTTACCCTCGGAGGAGTTGACTACCAGACCGAGACGCATCGCGATCCGCACGCTACCTCCGAAGGCTTCGGAGCCGCAGCGGCCGCAGGCTGCGCCGCCGCTCTCGATGCCCGCCAGATGCGCTTCCTCCTCGACTATGCCGCGCAGCAGTCCTCGGGCTTCACGGCGTGGCAGCGGGACACCCTTCATTTCGAAAAAGCGTTCGTATTCGCCGGCATGCCAGCGCGCAATGGAGTCGCTTCTGCGCTGCTCGTTCAGGCCGGCTGGAGCGGAGTCGACGACGTCTTCTCCGGCCCTGAAAGCTTCTTCGCCGCCTACGCCCCCCACGCCAATGCTAAGGGCCTCGTCGATGGCCTTGGAGAATGTTACGAGATCACGCGTACTAATATAAAAAAATGGTGTGTAGGTTCTCCGATTCAAGCGCCGCTCGACGCCGTTCAGCTCCTACTCAACCAGCACTCCTTCACCCCCGACCAGCTCCGTCACGTCACCGTAAGAGTCGCCACCCGCGAGGCCTCTATCGTCGACAACCGCCCACTCCCCGACATCTGCCTCCAGCACCTCGTCGCCGTCATGCTCGTCGAGCGAACCCTCACCTTCCGCTCCGCCCATGACACCGCTTTGATGAAGGACCCCGCCATCCTGCGACAACGCGCCAAGGTCACCCTGCTCGGAGATGAAGAACTCGAGAAGCGTCTCCCCGCCCGTGAGGCCACCGTCGAGATCCTCCTCAACGACGGAACCGTACTCACTCAGCACGTCGACGCTGTCCGCGGAACCGCGGAGAATCCTATGAGCCGTGAAGAAGTCATCGCCAAATCCCGCGATCTCATCGAGCCCGTCCTCGGCGCTGCCTCCTCGAAGCTGTTTATCTCCGCAGTCCTCCAGCTCGAACAACTCACAGACATCCACCATCTCAGCCGATTGCTTCGGACCTCCTGA
- a CDS encoding MmgE/PrpD family protein, with protein MSLFNLLSRRDFLVQGALAGASANALPLVSPGPSPQPPAQQATSDVQHSTTPVTHILADWLVACPPSDVPDSVRKEAVRSIVNWVGVTVGGSGQQAVLRALSTLQPYTRSSTAHLFGRSEALDPLRAALITGISSHVLDYDDTHLETIIHPAGPVASALFSLAQSRLVSGADLLHAFILGTEIECRLGKAIYPSHYDMGWHITGTCGVFGAAAACGRILGLNAQQMRWALGVAATEAAGLKIMFGSMCKSLNIGRAAENGLLAALLAANNFTSSDESIEGHEGYIFAASRQHDYAPLVDGLGQHYEIALNTYKPFACGIVIHPIIDGVIQLRNEHNLKATDIRSISIRANPLVLELTGKKTPATGLEAKFSVFHSAAVVLVRGFAGEKEYTDEAARDPQVIALRERVSVSVDPAIRTDEAYVTITTTGGQTFTKHIEHAVGSLKNPLTDKDLSFKFTQLASGILPSAQIEKLLTSAWNLPAQHNAGDLPRLGALA; from the coding sequence ATGAGTCTCTTTAATCTGCTCTCCCGCCGTGACTTCCTCGTTCAGGGAGCCTTGGCTGGTGCCTCCGCAAACGCGCTTCCTCTCGTCTCTCCCGGCCCGTCTCCGCAGCCACCCGCGCAGCAAGCAACCAGCGACGTCCAACATTCCACTACCCCCGTGACCCACATCCTCGCCGATTGGCTGGTCGCCTGCCCGCCATCCGACGTACCCGATAGCGTGCGCAAGGAAGCCGTGCGCTCTATCGTGAACTGGGTGGGAGTCACCGTCGGAGGCTCTGGCCAGCAGGCCGTCCTCCGAGCCCTCAGCACCCTTCAGCCCTACACTCGCAGTTCCACGGCCCATCTCTTCGGACGCTCCGAGGCCCTCGACCCGCTCCGCGCCGCCCTCATCACCGGCATCAGCTCCCATGTGCTCGACTACGATGACACTCATCTCGAAACCATCATCCATCCAGCAGGCCCCGTCGCCAGCGCCCTCTTCTCGCTCGCCCAGAGCCGCCTCGTAAGCGGAGCCGATCTCCTCCACGCCTTCATACTCGGCACCGAGATCGAGTGCCGCCTCGGCAAAGCCATCTACCCTTCCCACTACGATATGGGCTGGCACATCACAGGAACCTGCGGAGTCTTCGGTGCCGCCGCCGCCTGCGGGCGCATCCTCGGACTCAACGCCCAGCAGATGCGGTGGGCTCTCGGCGTCGCCGCCACCGAAGCCGCTGGCCTCAAGATCATGTTCGGAAGCATGTGCAAGAGCCTCAACATCGGACGTGCCGCCGAGAACGGTCTTCTCGCCGCCCTTCTCGCTGCAAACAACTTCACCAGCTCCGACGAGAGCATAGAAGGTCACGAAGGCTACATCTTCGCCGCCTCCCGCCAGCACGACTACGCCCCTCTCGTCGACGGTCTCGGCCAACACTACGAGATCGCCCTCAACACCTACAAGCCATTCGCCTGCGGCATCGTCATCCATCCCATCATCGACGGCGTCATCCAGCTCCGCAACGAGCACAACCTCAAAGCCACCGATATCCGCTCAATCTCCATTCGCGCCAACCCACTCGTCCTCGAGCTCACCGGCAAGAAGACGCCTGCCACTGGCCTCGAAGCAAAGTTCAGCGTCTTCCACTCCGCCGCAGTCGTTCTCGTCCGCGGCTTCGCAGGAGAGAAGGAGTACACCGATGAGGCCGCACGCGATCCCCAAGTTATTGCTCTGCGCGAGCGCGTCTCCGTCTCCGTTGACCCTGCAATCCGAACGGACGAGGCTTACGTCACCATCACCACCACCGGCGGCCAAACTTTCACCAAGCACATAGAGCACGCCGTGGGCAGCCTGAAGAACCCCCTCACCGACAAAGACCTCTCCTTCAAGTTCACCCAACTAGCCTCTGGTATCCTTCCCTCCGCCCAGATCGAAAAGCTCCTCACCTCCGCCTGGAATCTCCCTGCGCAACACAACGCCGGCGACTTGCCGCGCCTCGGAGCCCTCGCATGA
- a CDS encoding dicarboxylate/amino acid:cation symporter, producing the protein MRTEIAPAVEVRTPFYQSLSIQVTVAILLGVALGRFAPQTAIAMKPLGDGFIKLIAMVITVVIFCTVVTGIAGMQDMKKVGRVGGKALLYFEIVSTLALFIGLVAGNLVHPGRGLNVNPATLDVKAVAEYAGAAKAQNTTQFLLHIIPNTMVDAFARGDILQVVFISVLLGIALAMMRGRAEPLIRLLEVLTGAIFTIVNLFMRLAPIGAFGAMAFTVGRYGVTSLGPLLKLIVTFYLTCAFFVFIILGAVSWLAGFNILRFLRYIKEEILLVLGTSSSESALPSLMEKLENLGCSKALVGLVVPTGYTFNTDGSSLYITMAALFVAQATNTHLTFAQQLSLFAVAILTSKGASGVQGAGFVALVGTLIVVPAIPVAGMALILGIDRFLSTFRALVNMIGNGVGTIVVASWENEIEGSVLTHALATRENRTIDRQIMDQQIAEGEERERI; encoded by the coding sequence ATGAGAACAGAGATCGCTCCAGCCGTTGAGGTACGTACACCCTTTTATCAAAGCCTCTCAATACAGGTAACCGTCGCGATCCTTCTCGGTGTCGCCCTCGGCCGCTTTGCCCCGCAGACAGCCATCGCCATGAAGCCTCTCGGAGACGGCTTCATCAAGCTCATCGCCATGGTCATCACCGTGGTGATCTTCTGCACCGTCGTCACGGGCATCGCAGGCATGCAGGACATGAAGAAGGTCGGCAGGGTTGGAGGCAAGGCCCTGCTCTACTTCGAGATCGTCTCTACTCTTGCGCTTTTCATCGGCCTGGTTGCGGGAAATCTTGTCCACCCTGGCAGAGGCTTGAACGTCAATCCCGCCACCCTCGACGTAAAGGCTGTAGCCGAGTACGCCGGCGCCGCCAAGGCACAAAACACCACGCAATTCCTCCTGCACATCATTCCCAATACCATGGTCGATGCCTTTGCCCGCGGAGACATTCTGCAGGTCGTCTTCATCTCTGTCCTCCTGGGTATCGCGCTCGCCATGATGCGCGGCCGCGCCGAGCCTCTCATCCGCCTGCTCGAGGTGCTAACAGGAGCCATCTTCACCATCGTCAATCTCTTTATGCGCCTCGCGCCCATCGGCGCGTTCGGAGCCATGGCCTTCACCGTAGGCCGCTATGGTGTTACGTCCCTCGGGCCTCTGCTCAAACTCATTGTCACCTTTTATCTCACCTGCGCCTTTTTCGTCTTCATCATCCTCGGTGCAGTCTCCTGGCTCGCCGGCTTCAACATCCTCCGCTTCCTGCGTTATATAAAGGAAGAGATTCTTCTCGTACTCGGCACCAGTTCCTCAGAGTCTGCTCTCCCCAGCCTTATGGAGAAGCTGGAGAACCTCGGCTGCTCCAAGGCTCTCGTAGGCCTCGTCGTCCCCACCGGCTACACCTTCAACACTGATGGCAGCAGCCTCTACATCACGATGGCCGCGCTCTTCGTAGCTCAGGCGACGAACACCCACCTAACCTTTGCCCAGCAACTCAGCCTTTTTGCTGTTGCGATCTTGACCTCCAAGGGCGCCAGCGGCGTACAGGGCGCAGGCTTCGTCGCGCTCGTCGGAACCCTCATTGTCGTGCCCGCTATTCCCGTCGCAGGCATGGCGCTTATCCTCGGCATCGATCGCTTCCTCAGTACCTTTCGCGCTCTGGTCAACATGATCGGAAACGGTGTCGGCACCATCGTCGTAGCCTCATGGGAGAATGAGATCGAAGGCTCCGTACTCACCCACGCTCTCGCCACGCGTGAGAACCGTACCATTGACCGACAGATTATGGACCAACAGATCGCGGAGGGTGAAGAACGTGAACGCATCTGA
- a CDS encoding DUF2924 domain-containing protein, giving the protein MLPILAYRIQEKAYGGLSPKAIARSQSLATSLRPQSRSRDEARQRFKAGTKLIREWRGKAHEVTLNDEGYHYIGKTYKSLSPIACEITGTRWSGPAFFGTKKVKAS; this is encoded by the coding sequence ATGCTGCCCATTCTTGCGTACAGGATCCAGGAAAAAGCCTATGGCGGCCTTTCCCCTAAGGCTATTGCGAGGTCGCAATCACTTGCGACCTCGCTGAGACCGCAGAGCCGTTCGAGGGATGAAGCGCGTCAGCGCTTCAAGGCCGGGACAAAACTCATAAGGGAATGGAGGGGAAAGGCCCACGAGGTCACACTCAACGATGAAGGTTATCACTACATCGGAAAGACCTACAAGAGTCTCTCTCCAATCGCATGTGAGATCACTGGGACGCGGTGGTCTGGCCCGGCGTTTTTCGGTACGAAGAAGGTGAAAGCTTCGTGA
- a CDS encoding TonB-dependent receptor, with the protein MRVRFSKQALYLATLLLCAAPALRPQVSTGTIAGTITDPAGALVPNAPVVITNTDTGIVTQSTASSSGFYSVPNLQTGTYTISITVSGFVPQEIKDIALNVGAQQEINIQLQIGSAREKIVVTTAPPAIDMVTSTTMPIVDERTIVALPLNGRDWTQLANLQPGVAAVRTQPAIAVTNQRANRGIGNQLTVGGARPQQNNYRVDGISINDYSNGGPGGVIGSNLGVDAIQEFSVVTSNASADYGKAAGGIINAVTRAGTNRLHGSAYEFFRNSALDARNEFDTPGQIAEFRRNQFGASAGGPVIKERTFLFGDYEGLRQYQGANTSSIVPSAAARTGSLCVASGSNPCASHMQVPVSPVVSPYFALYPLPTVDPGPNADTGSFLFNDPFVSHEDYFTIRADHRISDKDSLTGTYFYDNGKLTSPDPFNVRITGNLAKRQLATIGESHVFSAALLNSFKFGYSRVFSDAPTTLAAINPAASDPALGFVPGLPVGLINIGGLSNFQGGLKATGEFVFHLNSYQLYDDLYLTKGKHALKFGFAFERLQNNQLGTSNPNGQFIFSSLQSFLTNHPTSFNAPLAQGVSPRDLRQSVFGGYLEDNYRISNNLTLNLGVRYEPVTVPTETANRLANLRNLTDTTPHLGSPYFQNASFKNIAPRVGFAWDPFGKDMTSVHAGYGIYDAQQLNYLYEGLSIFTAPYLELGNNAAPGIGSFPTGAYLALSAANLRYAYAPNHSSRSYVQQYSMNVQQQLPYDMILQVGYAGSRGTHLPYRVDDVNTVQPIVTNGSYLFYGPNGKNSPSAAALNAAKLNPNIGQISAVFMTGYSHYNSLQASLNKRFNHHTQFQISYTWSKSIDDGSSSTFGDTFANSVSSLPLWAPNRRRAISDFDIGQNLVLNYIVELPNVRKDIPVAHILLNGWQWGGIFQTSSGEPFTPLISGDSLNLHSADPFAFPDRLTGPGCTGNPVKSVSSLNRHYVNLNCFAFPSFDPTSGLTHLGNAGRNSIIGPRLNDLDTSLVKNTYIPRISETFNLQFRAELFNVLNQVNYATPPKTGTQLFNASGAVLTSTGGVLVGPTAGSSRQTQFALKVIF; encoded by the coding sequence ATGAGAGTACGATTTTCAAAGCAAGCACTTTACCTAGCTACCCTTCTTCTTTGCGCAGCTCCAGCTCTGCGCCCACAGGTCTCGACCGGAACCATTGCAGGAACCATCACCGATCCCGCCGGCGCACTCGTTCCAAATGCTCCCGTTGTAATTACAAATACCGACACGGGGATTGTCACCCAGTCCACGGCCAGTTCCTCCGGCTTTTATTCTGTTCCCAATCTCCAAACGGGTACTTACACCATCTCCATTACCGTATCCGGCTTTGTGCCACAGGAGATCAAGGATATTGCCCTCAATGTTGGTGCGCAGCAGGAGATCAACATTCAGCTTCAAATAGGTTCGGCCCGAGAGAAAATCGTAGTGACCACCGCGCCGCCCGCAATCGATATGGTTACCTCCACCACCATGCCGATCGTCGACGAGCGCACAATCGTGGCCCTCCCGCTCAACGGACGTGACTGGACTCAACTCGCCAATCTGCAGCCCGGCGTCGCCGCAGTGCGCACCCAGCCTGCCATCGCCGTCACCAATCAACGAGCCAACCGTGGCATCGGGAATCAACTCACCGTCGGCGGCGCGCGCCCGCAGCAGAACAATTATCGGGTCGACGGCATCAGCATCAATGACTACTCCAATGGCGGCCCCGGCGGCGTCATCGGGTCAAACCTCGGCGTGGACGCCATCCAGGAGTTTTCTGTCGTCACATCCAACGCCTCTGCTGATTACGGCAAGGCTGCTGGCGGCATCATCAACGCGGTCACTCGCGCCGGGACGAATCGTCTTCACGGCTCCGCCTATGAGTTCTTCCGCAACTCCGCGCTCGACGCGCGCAATGAGTTTGATACTCCGGGGCAGATCGCCGAGTTCCGTCGCAACCAATTCGGCGCATCCGCTGGTGGTCCCGTTATCAAAGAACGCACCTTTCTCTTCGGTGACTATGAGGGTCTCCGCCAATACCAGGGCGCAAATACCTCCAGCATCGTACCCTCCGCCGCGGCCCGCACCGGTAGCCTCTGTGTCGCCTCCGGTAGCAACCCCTGCGCCAGCCACATGCAGGTGCCCGTCAGTCCGGTAGTCAGTCCCTACTTTGCTCTGTATCCGCTCCCCACCGTCGATCCCGGTCCTAACGCCGACACTGGCAGCTTCCTCTTCAACGATCCCTTTGTCAGCCACGAAGATTACTTCACCATTCGCGCCGACCATCGCATCTCCGACAAGGATTCGCTCACAGGAACCTACTTCTACGACAACGGAAAACTCACCTCACCCGATCCCTTCAACGTTCGTATCACCGGTAATCTGGCCAAACGTCAGCTGGCGACAATTGGCGAATCGCACGTCTTCTCCGCCGCGCTGCTCAACTCCTTTAAATTTGGTTATAGCCGCGTCTTCTCCGATGCGCCCACCACCCTCGCTGCCATCAACCCAGCTGCGAGTGATCCTGCTCTGGGTTTCGTTCCGGGGCTTCCTGTTGGACTGATTAATATCGGAGGACTCTCCAACTTTCAGGGCGGCCTCAAGGCGACCGGCGAGTTTGTCTTCCACCTCAACTCATACCAGCTTTACGACGATCTTTATTTGACCAAAGGAAAACACGCCCTCAAATTTGGTTTTGCCTTCGAGCGACTGCAGAACAATCAACTTGGCACTTCCAATCCCAATGGCCAATTCATCTTCTCCAGCCTGCAGAGCTTCCTCACCAATCACCCCACAAGCTTCAACGCGCCGCTCGCCCAGGGTGTCAGCCCACGCGATCTTCGCCAGTCGGTCTTCGGCGGCTACCTCGAAGACAACTACCGCATCTCCAACAATCTCACTCTTAATCTCGGTGTCCGTTACGAGCCAGTTACTGTCCCCACCGAGACGGCCAACCGTCTTGCCAACCTCCGCAATCTCACGGACACGACCCCCCATCTCGGCAGTCCATATTTTCAAAATGCCAGCTTCAAGAACATAGCTCCACGCGTCGGTTTTGCCTGGGATCCATTTGGCAAGGACATGACGAGCGTTCACGCCGGTTACGGCATCTACGACGCGCAACAGCTCAACTACCTCTACGAGGGGCTATCCATCTTCACCGCCCCCTATCTTGAACTCGGCAACAACGCCGCTCCAGGTATCGGCTCCTTCCCGACGGGTGCTTATCTCGCGCTCTCTGCAGCAAATCTGCGTTATGCCTACGCCCCCAATCACTCCTCCCGCAGCTACGTCCAGCAGTATTCGATGAACGTCCAGCAGCAGTTGCCCTACGACATGATCCTTCAGGTAGGCTATGCAGGATCTCGTGGCACTCACCTTCCTTACCGCGTGGACGATGTCAACACCGTACAACCCATCGTCACTAATGGGAGTTACCTCTTCTATGGCCCCAACGGAAAAAACTCGCCGAGCGCCGCTGCTCTTAATGCTGCCAAGCTGAACCCCAACATTGGCCAGATTAGTGCCGTATTCATGACCGGCTATTCCCATTACAACTCGCTACAGGCCAGCCTCAACAAGCGCTTCAATCACCATACGCAGTTTCAAATTTCTTATACGTGGTCCAAATCCATAGATGACGGCTCCTCCTCCACCTTTGGCGACACCTTTGCCAACTCGGTCTCCAGTCTGCCGTTGTGGGCGCCCAATCGCCGCCGCGCCATCTCCGATTTCGACATCGGACAGAACCTCGTCCTCAACTACATCGTCGAGCTTCCCAACGTCCGCAAGGACATCCCGGTAGCTCACATACTTCTGAATGGCTGGCAGTGGGGAGGGATCTTCCAGACCAGCTCAGGCGAGCCCTTCACGCCTCTCATCTCCGGCGATTCTCTCAACCTGCATAGCGCCGATCCGTTCGCCTTTCCAGACCGTCTCACCGGTCCGGGGTGCACAGGCAATCCAGTCAAAAGCGTCTCTTCGCTCAATCGTCATTACGTCAACCTCAACTGCTTCGCCTTCCCCTCCTTCGACCCGACGTCCGGGCTCACGCATCTCGGAAACGCAGGTCGCAACTCCATCATCGGCCCCCGCCTCAATGATCTCGATACCTCGCTTGTGAAGAACACGTATATTCCACGCATCTCGGAGACGTTCAATCTCCAGTTCCGCGCGGAACTCTTCAACGTCCTGAATCAAGTGAACTACGCCACACCCCCCAAAACCGGCACTCAGCTGTTCAACGCGAGCGGTGCCGTCCTCACCTCCACCGGCGGAGTGCTCGTAGGCCCCACTGCCGGAAGCAGTCGTCAAACCCAGTTCGCTCTCAAGGTGATCTTCTAA
- a CDS encoding alpha/beta hydrolase: protein MNASDEPLLTSFATAEVTPSRRSFLLSSPAILASGLAILEESSLHSARASAQQPSQPAIWSREYWARRGDIKLYLFRKNAGSASSGHSTRPILFLCHGSSVSSRPTFDLTVPGHGEYSLMDKFVEFGFDVWTMDFEGYGRSSPSAGNSNVADGVEDLKAASLVVELETGQRSFHLYGESGGALRAGAFAVAQPASVRRLVLAAFTWTGKGSSTLTKRAESLDSYRTHNLRPRDRDAIRSIFTRDKPGTSDPAVAEAMADAELKFGDSAPTGTYLDMSANLPLVDPTKLRAPVLIVRGEYDGIATEEDLLNFFRSLPVPDREFIILPGAAHSVALGTNRSQLWHTMRAFLDMPPRLDQRPAPPTSGL, encoded by the coding sequence GTGAACGCATCTGATGAACCTCTACTCACAAGTTTCGCCACGGCTGAGGTCACGCCTTCCCGCCGAAGTTTTCTGCTCAGCTCACCCGCCATCCTCGCGAGCGGCCTGGCAATATTAGAAGAGTCCTCTTTACACAGCGCCCGCGCCTCTGCCCAGCAGCCTTCGCAACCGGCCATCTGGAGCCGCGAGTACTGGGCACGCAGGGGCGACATCAAACTTTACCTCTTCCGTAAGAACGCCGGCTCCGCCTCTTCAGGTCACTCAACCCGTCCCATCCTCTTCCTCTGTCACGGCTCCTCCGTCTCCTCCCGCCCCACCTTTGATCTCACCGTCCCCGGCCACGGCGAATACTCCCTCATGGACAAGTTCGTCGAATTCGGCTTCGATGTCTGGACGATGGACTTCGAGGGCTACGGAAGATCTTCACCCTCCGCTGGCAACTCGAACGTCGCAGACGGCGTGGAAGATTTAAAAGCAGCCAGCCTGGTCGTGGAACTCGAGACCGGCCAGCGCAGCTTTCATCTCTATGGAGAATCCGGAGGTGCACTCCGCGCCGGAGCCTTCGCCGTCGCCCAGCCCGCCAGCGTCCGTCGCCTCGTCCTCGCCGCATTCACCTGGACCGGCAAAGGCTCTTCCACCCTCACCAAGCGCGCCGAGTCTCTCGACTCCTACCGCACCCACAACCTCAGACCCCGCGACAGAGACGCCATCCGCAGCATCTTCACGCGCGACAAGCCCGGTACCTCCGACCCCGCTGTCGCCGAGGCCATGGCCGACGCTGAGCTCAAATTTGGTGACTCCGCCCCTACCGGAACCTATCTCGATATGTCCGCCAACCTTCCGCTGGTCGACCCCACGAAACTCCGCGCTCCAGTCCTCATCGTTCGTGGCGAGTACGATGGCATTGCCACCGAGGAAGATCTGCTGAACTTCTTTCGCAGCCTTCCGGTCCCCGACCGTGAGTTCATCATCCTCCCCGGGGCCGCTCATTCCGTCGCCCTCGGTACGAACCGAAGTCAGCTTTGGCATACCATGCGAGCGTTTCTCGATATGCCTCCGCGTCTCGACCAGAGACCTGCGCCACCCACGTCCGGTTTATAA
- a CDS encoding recombinase family protein — protein sequence MTLTKSQIRCAIYTRKSSEEGLEQSFNSLHAQREACEAYVLSQRHEGWQLLSTQYDDGGFSGGNTERPGLKKLIADIAAGKIDTVVIYKVDRLTRAPSDFVEPKH from the coding sequence GTGACTTTGACAAAGAGTCAGATTCGTTGTGCCATCTACACCCGAAAGTCTTCCGAGGAGGGACTCGAACAGTCTTTCAACTCTCTCCATGCCCAGCGAGAGGCCTGCGAAGCTTATGTCCTGAGCCAACGACACGAGGGATGGCAGCTTCTGTCAACCCAATATGACGACGGCGGATTCTCTGGTGGCAACACGGAGCGACCCGGACTGAAGAAACTGATCGCCGACATCGCCGCGGGTAAGATCGACACGGTAGTCATATATAAAGTAGATCGCCTCACTCGCGCACCGTCCGACTTCGTAGAGCCGAAACATTAA